Sequence from the Flavobacterium sp. J372 genome:
ATGAAAAGATAACAAGTACAGAATGGCACAATCTTGTGGTGCGCAACAAAGCTGCCGAAATTTGTGAAAAGTACCTAACTAAAGGGGATAAGATTTATGTGGAAGGCCGTATAAAATCGCGCCAGTGGCAGGCCGAAGACGGTACCACTAAGTACACCACTGAAATTCAGGTAACAGAATTTACCTTTCTTACCACCAAAAAAGAACTTGATAACCAGGCACGCGCAGCCCAGGGTAACGCATCAGACCAGAAACCTGCTTATGATATACAGCCCCTGCCTAATGACGACCTGCCGTTTTAATTAAATACCCGTAATTTTGGA
This genomic interval carries:
- a CDS encoding single-stranded DNA-binding protein, with the protein product MNGTLNKVMLIGHLGDDVKMHYFEGGNCIGRFPLATNEVYINKQTNEKITSTEWHNLVVRNKAAEICEKYLTKGDKIYVEGRIKSRQWQAEDGTTKYTTEIQVTEFTFLTTKKELDNQARAAQGNASDQKPAYDIQPLPNDDLPF